The Vibrio metoecus sequence ATATTTTGTGTTAGTCACTAAATAACGTTTCCACATTCGTCTAGGCTCTTGTAACACTCGATATAGCCATTCTAATCCAGACTTTTGCATCCAAAGTGGTGCACGTGAGACATGCCCCGCTACGACATCAAATGTCCCACCGACTCCCATAACAAAAGAAACACCTAACTGATCTTTCCAGCGGTTAATGAAATTTTCTTTTTTCGGAGAAGTAATCGCTACGAAGAGCAGTTTTGCTCCTGATTGGCGAATTTGATCGACAATCGCTTGCTCATCATCCCAAAAGTAACCATGGTGATAGCCAGCCATGATCAGTTCAGGATGTTTTCCGCGCATGACTAAAGCCGTTTTTTCAACAATCTCAGGTTTAGCTCCTAAGTAAAAAACCGGCAGTTTCTCCGTTGCCGCCATGGCATTCAACTCAAGGAATAAGTCAACACCAGCGACTCTTTCAGGTACATCATGACCCAAAAAACGAGCTCCCCATACTACACCCATCCCATCTATATTGATGATGTCACATTCAGTCACCGACTGTGCAAGCTCCAAATCCGTGCGCATATTGACCAATTTCGCCACATTCACGACTACGTGTTGTGTAAACTCTTGACGCAGAATACGATCACGGATCAGTGCGACAGTTTCACCCATTGAAGCCACATCCATTGGGCTGCCAAGAAAATTAATGCGTTGCAAGATTGTATTCCTCGTTGATTCTTAAATAAAAACGAAATGAAAAGTACATCCACGCTTGAGTCCACCTGGCGTAGTGAATTCGGTTAACGGAATGTTTATTACGTTGATAAACGAATTGATCACGCTCCGGCATGTATAAGATATGGATTGCACGTTCAACAACTCGTTCAGCGAGTTGCCGATCACTCTCATCTCCACCCACACTGAGCAGTGTGATGATGGCTTGTGAAACAGAATGTGGATCCAACGGGTAAGGATTGTCATGGTAGTACTTAGCCGTACCATCCGTTTCAAACAAATGCTGTTTGTAATAACTCAGGCCTCGCTCAATCACTCCATCAAACTCATTTGTTAACAAAACCGTACGAATTAAGTGCAAAGCCTCTAGGTTATAGCCCGTATGAAAGCCATCAATAAATGTGTGGTGATGACGTGTGCCATAAGCCCAACTACCATCAGAGGCTTGTGCTTGCACACTGTTTCGAGCAATACGTAATGCCAACTCGGTGTAATCTGGACGAGACATTTCTCGGCCAACCACAGCCAGCCAAGCAGCAGCCCACAAACTGGCGTTGTGCACAAATGCCGTTTCACCAGGAATATAGGAAAAAAAATCCCCACAATCACTTTGGGTAAGTAAATGACGAGCAATAAAATCGCCACTGCTAAGCGCCAACTCAATCCACTCTGGCTGCTCAATAAGGCGGCCTAATTGGTATAACGCTCGGCTGACATAAACAGTAGTGATAACGTTAGGCTTTCCTTTGGGTACAAAGAAAGCTCGGGCTTTCCAGTCAAAATGGTATCCCCAACATGCACCATGCCATTGCCGCTCATCACATCGTTGATCCACTAACCATACTGCAAGTTCCTTTGCTTCTTGCAATAGCGCTTCATCTTTCGTCACTTGGTAATGTTCTATCAATCCAAGAATGAACAGCGCAACACCTTTGGGATTGCGAGCCTTATTGACGCCAAGCCAAGGACGCAAGTTGATTGGTGATCGTTTAAATAGTTGGATCCACGCTAAGCCAAATAGAGAGTCTTTACTAACCGGCATCCAAGAGAACCAACTTGAATTCAATCCATCAAAAGGATCGTATCCAGCAAATTGTTCAGTACGAGCTTTCTCTAACAGAGATTGACTAATATCTGCAACCGTTTTCAATTTCATGATTTTAATAGCTCATCGTAAATACTTTGCAGACGAGGGATAACTGATTGCAAAGAAAAATTATCGGTAAACTTTCGCTTGCCCGCAGCAGCTAAACGTTGGTTTTCAGTTCGTTGTTCAATTAAATCACTTAGTGCTAGAGCTAAATTGGTCACATCACCCGCATCAACTAATTTTCCATCTTCGTTATCAGTAATGGCGTCAGGGATCCCACCTGCTTTACTCGCAACCACCGGAATTTCTGCAGACATCGCCTCGATCACGCCCATAGGGAAACCTTCGTTATAGCTAGGCAAGCAATAGACATCCGTTTTGCTTAATAAATCTAGCTTCTCTTGACCAGCAATCCAGCCTAAACAATGTACAGAATCTCTAAGCCCAAGCTGACGAGCTAACGTTTGATAAGTTTCAATCTCACCATCACCCGCCAAATACAACTCAGCATTAGGGCAACGCTGCTTAACTAAAGCAAATGCTTGGATAAGATCGCCAACTCCTTTACGAGCGCCCAAGCGTCCAAGAAAAGCGATGCGCCCAATCTGCACTTGGCGGCGGTCTAATGTTAAACTCGGCACTGCGTTATACAGCACAGAAACACCTTGTGTTCGTCCCATCACTTCATGCATCCACGTCAACCACTGAGAAGAAAGCACTAAGACATGATCCGCTAATAAGAACGTTTGCTTAATATGAGATTGCTGTAACTCATTACATTCATCGCGGTAAAAATCTCGAAACTCGGCGCCATGAAGATGAAGAACGACCTTGCCATTCAGTGCTTTTACCAACCGTACTATCAATGCCTTACGCCGATAACTACCGCGAGACGACATGTGAATATGCACAAGCCCAACGCGATAAATCACAAAGCTGTACATTAACTTGACGAGAGCTAAAGTAAATCGCAGCAGCATTCGCCACTTCATACCTTCATCTAAAGTCGAGTGTGAAACAATCAATTTCACTTGATTAGCGGTTAAGAAACCACACTCTGCATAAGTTGCAACGACTGTGGCAACACCACCTTGTCCTTTCAGATCTGTGGCGATCATTAGATTAATGTTTTTTCTCACTGTACATCCTTGATGGTACAAATCGCTTGGCGAATTTTTCCATTCGCGGTTCGCTCTAATTCGTCTACCAGATCCACGGTCACTGTTATCTTGCTACCTAAGCGAGCTTGAGTATTACTGATCAATATTTGTTGCTGCTCAACATCAAATAACTCCTGTTCAGCAACCACTTTGACAGTAATCTGTTGACGTTGATGTTGCACAAACTGGCAAGCAATAATGCCAGAAACGCCCTTCGGAATATGGTTAAGAATGTGTACTTTCTGCCCATCTTCACCCAACAAATAATCTCCAACTCTTCCTTCAATTCGCTTTACCACCGGAAAAACTCGCCCACATGGACAAACCTCATTCTCCGATAAATGGACATGATCACCCGTTTTATAGCGGATCAAAGGAAAATAATGATTATTGAAATTCGTACCCACCAATTCATAGCGATCCAGCCCGGCATCCAAAAGCTCAACCTGCGAGTAGTCAGTTAACAGGTGATAGCGATGGTGTTCACATTCGCCAATTGCCGCAACTCGTTCAAATAAACCATACCAATCAAAAATTTTGCATTTGAAACGCGTTTCGATCACCTGCCTATCTTCTTCAGATAACGATTCAGAAGAGGTAATGATAGATTTCAACTTTGCGGGATAATACGTTTGGTTGGCCTCTAAATAGCGAGCGAGAGCCGCAATCGACGACGGATAGGCTTGGATGATATCAACGCCGAAATCAACCATCGCTTGCAGATAATTTGGCATAGCCTGCGGTGTAAGATGAAAAGATGACATAACTATCATCTGCTCAAACCAAGAGTAACGCCAAAATGGGCCTTGTTTTTGACTGAGAGGCACCACCATATCTCCACGGATCCATGCTCGCTTATCCCCTTTCCGATAACCCGCCCAAGACAACTGTCTTGCGACAAAGGCTTGTTCACGGATCACTGAACGCATATCTTGCAAGATCGTTAATGGCGTTCCCGTGGTACCACTGGTAGCCCCTTTCACGACCACTGAGGGTTTCATTTGAGAGATAAACTGTTCATGCTCAGAACGCAGAACCGTTTTATCAAGATAGGGGAAGGCTTGAATCGGTGAGTTAGCCAATCCTAAGCGTTCATAGAAAGGTACATTTTGACATGCATTTTCTAATACATGTTGCAGTTGCTGCTGTTGATACTTTGCCAACTGTGCTTTTGAGTATTCATTCGTTTGAATCTCTTTAAGGATGACACGCATCTCCCCATTTTCTCTGATCAGTTTGCGCGATAAAGCCCGAACCGAAAGCATGATATTTTGCAACCAGATTGGCGCTCTAACATAAAATGAGCTGGTAAACATCAGTAAAAATCCTTTTGATCAATGTCTGCATAGCTTAGATTGTATTGAAAACTAGATTTAGCTACACTAATTACATTTAAAAATCACTCGTTAGATATTTTTCTAAATATCTCGACGAATATCAAAATCAGTTCATTGCAATTTTAAACATCTGTAGAAATATTAAAATCATAAATAATTTAAGGTTGAAATTAACATATAAATTCATACTTATCATTCACTATACAGAATTTGTTAGATAGTATTTAGATGAACGGTAGTGACAGGATAAAACCACAACCAAAAACATCAATGCAGGAGTTTTTACCGTTAAAGCATTATTTGTAACTGATATCAAAATAAAACTGAGAAGAACAATTTTAGCTGACCATTCTTGCTTGTAAACCAACATAAAAGGAACAAGATAAGTAGAAAACAGTAAACCCATGCACCCTAGTAGACCAAAATTTAGAATCCAGCCAATCAAGTAGTTTTCAACAACATTAATACCAATATAAAAAACAATATCATTCAACAGCCCGTGTGAAGCACCTAATAGCCACTCAGAATAAGATAACTGTTCAAGTAAAATAAAGGCATCGAATCTCGCTTCAGCACTAGCATCAATATGCAACTTTGATAAAACCCTCTCACCTATTGGACTTAAGACCAAGATCAAAACTACAGTAATTAGAGAGAAATAGACCAAAGCCTGTAAGTAAGCAAATTTCAGTTTTTGGTAGCGAATTCCGGGGCCTAAAAAATCACGTAACCTAGGTAATATCACGAGAAAGTTTCCCAATAGAAAAATACCTAACGCCGCACGGCCTCCAAAAGCAAAAAGCCCTAGCACTACAACAGAGACATATAGAGCAACTGGAATTTTTGTATAACGCATCACAATAGGAGTCAACGATGCAGTAATAAGTGCATTGTTAAGCGGATGTGCCAGAAAGGCAGTAGAGCGGAAGAATGAAAAACTACCAATCTCAACAGCAACTATGCTCTGGCCCAAGACAAACTCAATAATGGCGATGCAAGAATTAAGAAATAGAAGGTAACCGAGTAAAGCTTGCAATTGTACTTTGGCTGAATCGGATAACCCATACACAACAGGAATTAGTATCAAAGGGATAAAAATCGTATCGATAAGATATGCCAACCCAGATGTACCAAAGCGCATGAAGCCATATAAAATGACAGCAAGTATCGACGTTATAGCCAACAGCCATGCCTTTCTGAGTTCGTGTAATGACTTAACAAGATTAAAAAGTCCAATTCTAAATAACAGAAAAGTAAAAACTCCCATACTTAAATAGGAATAGGCATGAATTTTAAGAATAGGACTCCCACCTTCTGAAACATACTGAATACCTATATTTTCGAGTAGAAAAGCCCCCAGCAAAAAAGCGCTGATTACAATCAGATTCATCCATCGAATGAGATTACGATCGCTCAATTAAACCCCCATTTTGAGAATAAACGCTGACGCACATTAAAGGCATTGGCACACAATAAACACAAGCCATAGAATAGTAATGATGAGGTGACATAAAAAACTAGAACGAAAACGGAACTTATAGTCAGTGACCACTGTTTAACTGCGTATAAATAGCAGCCCATCAGAAGTGAAGAGATGATCACTTTTACAGCATCAATACCAACTATATAGCGATACCCTACCCTCAGTGCACAGCTAAAAGAAAATATAGCGATTAAGCAACTAACTATAAGCAAGCTAATTGCTGCGCCTAGTATACCAAACTGATTGAGCATAAAGGGTAACAGTAAAATATTAACAAATAATCCAAAGACAGAAACCCATAGCAATTTGCGGGTTTGTAATAAAAACTGCAAACCATGATCAAGATAATGTCCTTTAAAATTAATTAGATATATAGCTAATGCTAATATCCAGAATAATGCATTAGAACCACTTATATATTGCTCTCCCAAAAAAAGTGTAATGATCTCTTTTTGCAATATGCCCAATCCAAGCAAGGCTGGAAAAGTAATGGCAACTAATAAATGCAGGTAGGCCTTATGTTGATTCAATATGGTTGCTTTATCTTCTGAGTGCTTAGCTAAATTAGGATAGAGTGGCATAGCGACAACCATGAAAACTAAGCCCAGAATACCCATCAACAAGTTGGCTTGTGCTGCATAAATACCTGTTTCATACATTCCTGAAAAGTGGGCGATGAATAAGCGATCAACTCTACTACTCAATACCCCGATACCTCCAGCTAACATAATCGGAATTCCATAAATAAGTAGACGCTTTAGTATATCGAGATGCCATTTAGGTCGCTTAGGGAGGCCAAGGACTAAAACACCGAGCCCAAAACTCAAGGTTAATGCGAATAGCGCTGATTCAATGGTGGCAGAATAAGAAAAACATAGCATAGAGAGCATTATCGATGAGATTGACTGTAATAAGCTAGCTTGACGATAAGCTCTTAAACGCTCATTCAAACGACTAAATTCTAACTGATACTGATATATTGACTTAACAAACAGTAAAGCACATAGCGCTAACAACCGTTCCAAATTCAGATCCTGATAGACAAGCAAGATTACAGCTATAGCCAAGAAACCAAGTAAAGATCCGAGTATAGTCATCAATGAAATAGTTTGAACAAGCTGCGCTTGCTCACGAACCGAATATGCAGGATAAAAGCGTAACATTGACGTGTTAAGCCATTGAGTACTAAAA is a genomic window containing:
- the vpsK gene encoding exopolysaccharide biosynthesis glycosyltransferase VpsK, whose translation is MDVASMGETVALIRDRILRQEFTQHVVVNVAKLVNMRTDLELAQSVTECDIINIDGMGVVWGARFLGHDVPERVAGVDLFLELNAMAATEKLPVFYLGAKPEIVEKTALVMRGKHPELIMAGYHHGYFWDDEQAIVDQIRQSGAKLLFVAITSPKKENFINRWKDQLGVSFVMGVGGTFDVVAGHVSRAPLWMQKSGLEWLYRVLQEPRRMWKRYLVTNTKYAWLLLLERLSGNKNSNKL
- the vpsj gene encoding exopolysaccharide biosynthesis protein VpsJ; translation: MKLKTVADISQSLLEKARTEQFAGYDPFDGLNSSWFSWMPVSKDSLFGLAWIQLFKRSPINLRPWLGVNKARNPKGVALFILGLIEHYQVTKDEALLQEAKELAVWLVDQRCDERQWHGACWGYHFDWKARAFFVPKGKPNVITTVYVSRALYQLGRLIEQPEWIELALSSGDFIARHLLTQSDCGDFFSYIPGETAFVHNASLWAAAWLAVVGREMSRPDYTELALRIARNSVQAQASDGSWAYGTRHHHTFIDGFHTGYNLEALHLIRTVLLTNEFDGVIERGLSYYKQHLFETDGTAKYYHDNPYPLDPHSVSQAIITLLSVGGDESDRQLAERVVERAIHILYMPERDQFVYQRNKHSVNRIHYARWTQAWMYFSFRFYLRINEEYNLATH
- the vpsI gene encoding exopolysaccharide biosynthesis glycosyltransferase VpsI; protein product: MYHQGCTVRKNINLMIATDLKGQGGVATVVATYAECGFLTANQVKLIVSHSTLDEGMKWRMLLRFTLALVKLMYSFVIYRVGLVHIHMSSRGSYRRKALIVRLVKALNGKVVLHLHGAEFRDFYRDECNELQQSHIKQTFLLADHVLVLSSQWLTWMHEVMGRTQGVSVLYNAVPSLTLDRRQVQIGRIAFLGRLGARKGVGDLIQAFALVKQRCPNAELYLAGDGEIETYQTLARQLGLRDSVHCLGWIAGQEKLDLLSKTDVYCLPSYNEGFPMGVIEAMSAEIPVVASKAGGIPDAITDNEDGKLVDAGDVTNLALALSDLIEQRTENQRLAAAGKRKFTDNFSLQSVIPRLQSIYDELLKS
- the vpsH gene encoding exopolysaccharide biosynthesis protein VpsH, producing the protein MFTSSFYVRAPIWLQNIMLSVRALSRKLIRENGEMRVILKEIQTNEYSKAQLAKYQQQQLQHVLENACQNVPFYERLGLANSPIQAFPYLDKTVLRSEHEQFISQMKPSVVVKGATSGTTGTPLTILQDMRSVIREQAFVARQLSWAGYRKGDKRAWIRGDMVVPLSQKQGPFWRYSWFEQMIVMSSFHLTPQAMPNYLQAMVDFGVDIIQAYPSSIAALARYLEANQTYYPAKLKSIITSSESLSEEDRQVIETRFKCKIFDWYGLFERVAAIGECEHHRYHLLTDYSQVELLDAGLDRYELVGTNFNNHYFPLIRYKTGDHVHLSENEVCPCGRVFPVVKRIEGRVGDYLLGEDGQKVHILNHIPKGVSGIIACQFVQHQRQQITVKVVAEQELFDVEQQQILISNTQARLGSKITVTVDLVDELERTANGKIRQAICTIKDVQ
- the vpsF gene encoding exopolysaccharide biosynthesis protein VpsF — translated: MSDRNLIRWMNLIVISAFLLGAFLLENIGIQYVSEGGSPILKIHAYSYLSMGVFTFLLFRIGLFNLVKSLHELRKAWLLAITSILAVILYGFMRFGTSGLAYLIDTIFIPLILIPVVYGLSDSAKVQLQALLGYLLFLNSCIAIIEFVLGQSIVAVEIGSFSFFRSTAFLAHPLNNALITASLTPIVMRYTKIPVALYVSVVVLGLFAFGGRAALGIFLLGNFLVILPRLRDFLGPGIRYQKLKFAYLQALVYFSLITVVLILVLSPIGERVLSKLHIDASAEARFDAFILLEQLSYSEWLLGASHGLLNDIVFYIGINVVENYLIGWILNFGLLGCMGLLFSTYLVPFMLVYKQEWSAKIVLLSFILISVTNNALTVKTPALMFLVVVLSCHYRSSKYYLTNSV
- the vpsE gene encoding exopolysaccharide biosynthesis flippase VpsE, whose translation is MIRYLFQYAPAQAFSALSVFVLMAVQTRFLTLENYGILAVAMVVLELVRAFSTQWLNTSMLRFYPAYSVREQAQLVQTISLMTILGSLLGFLAIAVILLVYQDLNLERLLALCALLFVKSIYQYQLEFSRLNERLRAYRQASLLQSISSIMLSMLCFSYSATIESALFALTLSFGLGVLVLGLPKRPKWHLDILKRLLIYGIPIMLAGGIGVLSSRVDRLFIAHFSGMYETGIYAAQANLLMGILGLVFMVVAMPLYPNLAKHSEDKATILNQHKAYLHLLVAITFPALLGLGILQKEIITLFLGEQYISGSNALFWILALAIYLINFKGHYLDHGLQFLLQTRKLLWVSVFGLFVNILLLPFMLNQFGILGAAISLLIVSCLIAIFSFSCALRVGYRYIVGIDAVKVIISSLLMGCYLYAVKQWSLTISSVFVLVFYVTSSLLFYGLCLLCANAFNVRQRLFSKWGFN